The Methylocystis bryophila genome contains the following window.
CTCCTCGCGTCACGCCTTAATCCGTTCCGTCCAGCACACTTTGCACGCGTGAGCGCAAGGTCTCGGGGCGGGGCAGCACCAAGCCTCCCTTGGTCTTTTCCGCCAGCCCCTCGTCGATCATCGCCGTGAGCTCGCGGCTCACCTGCTCGCGCCTGCAGCCGATGCGCGCGGCCAGGTCCTGCTGGCGTGGCGGCGGGGATACGATCGATTGTCCGGCGGCGCCATGCCTCGGCGCGGAGAGTCGGAGCAGCTCGGCGTAAAGCCGATGGCGCAGGTCGAGCATGCTGTGCTCGACGAGGCGCATGTCGAGCTCGCGGACCCGTAGGGTGAGCAGCCGCAGCAGGCGCTGGCAGATACGCGGCTCGCTGAGCACGATCTCCATAAAAGCCGACGCGGGCAAGACGCAAAGCTCGGTGTTGGTGAGCGCCGTCACATTGGCGGAGCGCGTCAGGCCATCGATTGCCGCCATCTCGCCAAAACAACGGCCCGGTCCCAATTCGCACAGAATCATCTCGCGGCCGGCGGCGGTGCGGATCAGCACGCGGACCTCGCCATGCACAACGAAATAAACGTCACTGGTATCGTCGTCGAAGTCGAGCACGAGCTCGCCTTCTCCATAGCGTCGACGGACGCTGCTTCGCCCATAGATTTCGGCTTTTCGAAGCGGCAAGTCGTCGAAGAAAGGAATTCCCGCGAACGCCACCGTCAGCTCCTCCTCGAGCGCATCTTCGCAAAAAGTGACTGACCCCCGCGATCGGAATTCGCTCGAATATTTTGAACTGGCGCGATTTTCTGTCGCTCGAACGATTCTCCGCGCACAGCGAAGCCGGGGGACCCTACCGAAAAGCGATTCGTGGGACAAGCGGCGAGGCGTCACGGCTCAGGCTGAAACTGGCCGCCGCTCCGCTAGCTTCTGGAGCCTATGGGGGCGCGGCGTGCGGCGGCGCACGGCTTTTGGTCGAAATGTGAGCTTTAATGAGCTGGCGTGAGGCGAAGGAGGCAATCGCTCACGAAACGGGGGAGGCGGAAGATCATGTCGGCGTTATTTTTCCCAAGATTGGCGTTACGTCAGTTCACGATCGCCGGGGCGGCGAGGCTCGGTCTCCTGCTCTTCGCCGCGCAGGCTACGCTGTTTGAGGGAGTGATCCTCCAGTCGGCGGGGGACGTCGCCCACGCCAAGGCGGCGGTCTCCGCATCCGCCACGAAACAGTCGCAGGACCAGTCAGGGACGCAATGCCGCGAAGAAACGATCACGCTCGACGAAGGCTACGGCCTGCGCGGACAAGAGACGCAAGAGATTTGCGAGCGTTGAGGCCAATTCGAGACACGGACGGAAAAAGCCAAAAGCCCGCCGAAGCGGGCTTTTTGCTTTTGAGGGACAATTACGCCAGGGCTCAGCGATGCGCCTGACGGCGCAGAAAAGCTGGAATATCCAGGTGATCCTCCTCGACGTTACGGGCCGCCGGGGCAGGCCTTCTCCCTTGTAGATCGGCGTTGGCGCGCAGCGCGGCCGCGTTGGCTTGCGCGCTTACGCGCTTGGCGTATTCCGCGTGCGCCGGCGAAGGCTGCTGCGCCGGAGGCTGCTGGCTGCGAGGCGGACGCGGCGCGGCCGGCTCCGTGAGGCTGGCCTCATAGGCCTCTTCCTGACGGCTCGCGCCGAAAGCCGCGATTCTGTCGAAGAGCGAACGGCGCCGCGCCTCGGCAGGATTGGCCTCGCCGCGCGCCTGGCGGAGCTGCTCTTGCCCCGGACGCGGGAAGTCCTCGATCGTCGGCATGCGCGCGGGCCTCGGCGCGGACTCGGCCGCATAGTGATCATAGGCCTCTTCTCGCGCGGCGCGGGGCGCGGCTTCGCGAGCCGGCGCGACGAAAGCCGGAGGAGCCACCACGGCCTCCCTCTGCACTTCATAGGAGTAGTCGTCTTCCTCCTCGACGCCCGAGACCGGCTGCTCCTCAGCGAACTCGCCATAGGAATCATTGTGTGCCGGCGCGGCGGCGTAAGTCTCGGAGACAACGGGCGCGGCCACGGGCGTCACCGCCGCGCGAACCAGCGGCGACCCGGCGCGCTCCTGGGCGACTTTCTGGCTCTGCTGGGCGAGCTGCGCCCGGAGCCTCTCCACCGCCATCTCCGCCGCCCGCGCTTCGATCTCGCCGCCCTGAGCGGCATAGAACGACTCGTTGTCGATACCCGTCGCCACGACCGAGACGCGAATCACGCCCTCGAGCGAGGAGTCGAAGGTGGCCCCGAGGATGATGTTGGCGTCCTCGTCGACCTCCTGGCGAATGCGGCTCGCCGCTTCGTCGACTTCATAGAGCGTGAGGTCATGGCCGCCGGTGATCGAAATCAGGAGGCCATGCGCGCCCTTCATCGAGACTTCGTCGAGCAGCGGATTGGCGATCGCCGCCTCGGCCGAGAGAATAGCGCGGCGTTCTCCGGAGGCTTCGCCCGTGCCCATCATCGCCTTGCCCATGTTGCGCATGATCGAGCGCACGTCGGCGAAGTCGAGATTGATGAGGCCCTCCTTGACCATCAGATCGGTGACGGAGGCAACGCCCGAGAACAAAACCTGGTCGGCCATGGCGAAGGCGTCGGCGAAGGTCGTCTTCTCCGTGGCGATCCTGAAAAGGTTCTGGTTGGGGATCACGATCAATGTGTCGACGCATTTGGAGAGCTCGGAGATCCCGGTGTCGGCGATCCGCTTCCGGCGCTGGCCCTCGAAATCGAACGGTTTGGTGACGACGCCGACAGTGAGTATGCCCATCTCGCGAGCAATCATCGCGATCACGGGAGCTGCGCCGGTGCCAGTGCCGCCGCCCATACCGGCCGTGACGAAGCACATGTGCGAGCCGGCAAGATGCTCGCGAATTTCCTCACGCGCCTCTTCTGCTGCCGCCCGTCCGATCTCAGGCTGCGCCCCGGCGCCGAGGCCCTCGGTCACTTGCAAGCCCATCTGCACCACGCGGTCGGCGCGCGATGAGGTGAGCGCCTGCGCGTCCGTGTTGGCGACCAGGAAGTCGACCCCGGACAGGCCGGAGGTGATCATATTGTTGACCGCGTTGCAGCCGCCGCCGCCCACGCCGCAGACGATGATGCGCGGCTTTAGTTCGCGCAGCTCGGGAGCTTTCAGAGTGATGGTCATAACCTAGCCTTTCGATGCGCGGGAGAATTTCTCCCCTTTTACCGTGCTCGCCTTGCTTTTCTGTTGCCAACGAAGGGTCGGCGCACCCTTCGCGAAATCCTGCCGCGCTTTAGAAGCTGTCCTTGAGCCAGCGTCCGACGCGCGTGAAATATCCGTCCGTTCCCGTCGACCGAACGTCCACGCGCGGCGAGTGGAAATGTTCCCTTGCCGCCACTTGCGGATAGACGAGCAGACCGGCGGCGACGGCGAAGGCGGGGCCCGCCGCGGCCTCGGGCAGGCCCTCGAGCGCCAGCGGGTGCGCGAGGCGAACCTGGCCGCCAAGGATGCGCCGGACGGCCTCGGGAGCGCCTGCGAGCTGGCTCGCTCCGCCCGAGAGCACGATGCGCTTGCCGGCCGTCGAGCCGCGCCCGGACCGAGCCAGTCGATCCCGGAGCATTTCAAGGGTTTCCTCGAAACGGGGACGGATCACGCGCACGAGATGCGACTTCGGCGCGTGCGACGGCGTCTCGCTGCTCTCCCCCGCCTGGTCGTAGCTCAGGATCTCACGCTCGTCCGACGGCGAGGCGATCGCCGCGCCGTGGTGGCTTTTCAGGCGCTCCGCGTCCGAGAGGCGCATGTTCAACACGCGCGCGATGTCCATCGTGACGTGCCCTCCCCCGAGCGAGATCGAGTCGAGATGGACGAGCGCGCCGCCGGCGAACATGGCAAGCGAGGTCGCGCCCGCTCCCATTTCGATGAGCACCGCGCCAAGCTCAGCCTCGTCCGGCTCGAGCACGCCGAGGCCGGCCGCGTAGGGCGCGGCGACAATCGCCTCGACGCTGAGATGTCCGCGCTCGACGGCCGTGACGAGATTGCGTCCGGCCGTCCTGTCCGCGGACACCACATGCAGCTCCGCCCCCAGCTCGTCGCCGATCATGTGGCGCGGCTCACGCACGCTTACAGCTCCGTCCAGCGAGAAGGCGACGGGCAAGGAATGAACGACGAACCGTCCTGACGCCGTAGGCTGCGCCGCCGCGGCGTCGAGCGCGCTGCGCACGTCCGCCGCCTCGACCTCGCGGCCGTTCATCGGCGTCGTCGCCCAGAAGCGCTGCGAATCCAGCCGGCCGCCGGCGGCGGTGACGAGGATGCGATCCACCTGAATGCCGGCCATCCGCTCCGCCGCGTCGACGCATTGGCGGATGGCGAGCTCCGCCTCCTTCATGTCGACGATGAGGCCGGCCTTGACGCCGCGCGACCGCTGATGGCCGATGCCGAGGACCCGCGCGCGATGCGTGCGCCAGCCCTTCCCATCCCCGCGTAGCGGGTCGAGGCGCGCAATCAGGCAGACGACCTTGGAGGTGCCGACATCGAGCGCCGCCACCACCGCGCCGCGGCGCGGGGAGAGCGGCTTCAAGCTTCTTGTGAGGTCGCGGTTCATGTGTGCGCTCCCGCCTTCGGGGCCTTCCGCTTCGCAACCGCGTTCTCGCGGGTCTCGGCGCCCTGCTCCGTCAGGCGCACGGCGACGCGATCGGCGAGCCGCAGGTCGATCGAGCGCACGTCTTTGTCGAGAATGCGCGACTCGCGTTGCAAGCGAACGAGGACGCCAACGGCGGCGCCGGGATCGACTTCGGGAAGCTTGACCTCGACGCCGTTGGTCATGATCAGAGACCAGCGGCGACCCGACACCAGCGCGCCCGCCCTGACGCGCGTGGCGAGCTCGCCGAGATCGCGCAGAAGGGCCGTATATTCGGGAAGCCGCTTCTCGGCCCCGGGGCCGACCACGAAGGGAAGCCCGAGAAACCGCGGGTCGTTGAGATCGGCGATCGTCGTGCCGTCGGTGGAGATGACCTTGACTCTGCCCTCTCGCTGCCAGAGCGCCGCGGGCTGTCGCTCCTCGATGGCGATGACGAGACGGTTTGGATAGAGCTTGAGCACGCGCGCCGACTGAACGAGGGGGATCTGCAAGAGCCTGCGCCTCGTCTCGGCCGCGTCCAGAAACAAGAGAGAGCTGTGGGCGTCGAGCCCCGTCGCCGCTAGAATTTCGTTTTCGTGCAGGCGCAGCTCGCCCGAGATCGTCACCGAGTCGATCGGGAAGCCGAGAAGACGCGCCAGCGTGTCATACGGAGCGCCGTTGCGCGCGACGAATTCCCGATAGTCGCCGCTCTGAACCAGGCCCAGCGCGAGGGTCGCGCCAAAAGCAAAAATCAGTGCGAAAGAGCCCACTCCCGTCCGCGCCAGCAGATGAGTGCGGCGCTCGGTCCAGGTCGGGGCCGCGCGAGGCGTTTCGGGCGCGCGGGAGAAATTGGCGTCGGGAAAGGGCGCGTCGAGCGGGAGAGCGGACGCGAAGGCGAAGGAGCGAGAGTCATGCGGGCGGGCAAGCGAAAGCGGCGCGAAGAATCGCGCCCTTAACGATCGCAGGAAGCGTCCTCCACCATCCATTTCACCAGCTCGCCAAACGAAAGCCCCAGATACGCTGCCATTTCAGGCACGAGCGAGGTCTCGGTCATCCCAGGCTGGGTGTTGACTTCCAACACGACGAGTTCGCCCGATCCGTTGGGCCTGTCGTCGTAGCGAAAATCCGCGCGACTGACGCCGCGGCAGCCGAGCGCCCGATGAGCCTCGAGCGCCAACTCTTGAACGTTTTGGTAAACATTCGGTTTAAGATCGGCTGGAAGAATGTGTTTTGAGCCGCCCGCGGCGTATTTCGCTTCATAGTCGTACCAGCCGCCGCCTGCCGCGACGATCTCGATAACGTCCGTGGCCCTGTCGCCCATCACGGCGCAGGTCAATTCGCGCCCCGGGATGAACCGCTCCGCCAGCATCGTCTCGCCGTGGCTCCAGTCGGCCCGGGAAAGCTCTTGGGGCGGATGCTCCTGGTCCTCGCGAATGATGAAGACGCCGAAGGACGAGCCTTCCGCAACCGGCTTCAGCACATAAGGACGTGGCAGCGCGTGCTCCCGCGCGGCCTCGAGTCGGGTGAGCACGCGCCCCGCCGGCACGGGAACGCCGGCCGCCGCGAGAATGGTCTTGGCGATCTGCTTGTGCATAGCGGCGGCCGAGGCGAGCACGCCGGAATGCGTGTAGGGGATGCGCAGGAACTCAAGCACGCCCTGCATGGCCCCGTCCTCGCCGAAGCG
Protein-coding sequences here:
- a CDS encoding Crp/Fnr family transcriptional regulator; protein product: MAFAGIPFFDDLPLRKAEIYGRSSVRRRYGEGELVLDFDDDTSDVYFVVHGEVRVLIRTAAGREMILCELGPGRCFGEMAAIDGLTRSANVTALTNTELCVLPASAFMEIVLSEPRICQRLLRLLTLRVRELDMRLVEHSMLDLRHRLYAELLRLSAPRHGAAGQSIVSPPPRQQDLAARIGCRREQVSRELTAMIDEGLAEKTKGGLVLPRPETLRSRVQSVLDGTD
- the ftsZ gene encoding cell division protein FtsZ → MTITLKAPELRELKPRIIVCGVGGGGCNAVNNMITSGLSGVDFLVANTDAQALTSSRADRVVQMGLQVTEGLGAGAQPEIGRAAAEEAREEIREHLAGSHMCFVTAGMGGGTGTGAAPVIAMIAREMGILTVGVVTKPFDFEGQRRKRIADTGISELSKCVDTLIVIPNQNLFRIATEKTTFADAFAMADQVLFSGVASVTDLMVKEGLINLDFADVRSIMRNMGKAMMGTGEASGERRAILSAEAAIANPLLDEVSMKGAHGLLISITGGHDLTLYEVDEAASRIRQEVDEDANIILGATFDSSLEGVIRVSVVATGIDNESFYAAQGGEIEARAAEMAVERLRAQLAQQSQKVAQERAGSPLVRAAVTPVAAPVVSETYAAAPAHNDSYGEFAEEQPVSGVEEEDDYSYEVQREAVVAPPAFVAPAREAAPRAAREEAYDHYAAESAPRPARMPTIEDFPRPGQEQLRQARGEANPAEARRRSLFDRIAAFGASRQEEAYEASLTEPAAPRPPRSQQPPAQQPSPAHAEYAKRVSAQANAAALRANADLQGRRPAPAARNVEEDHLDIPAFLRRQAHR
- the ftsA gene encoding cell division protein FtsA; translated protein: MNRDLTRSLKPLSPRRGAVVAALDVGTSKVVCLIARLDPLRGDGKGWRTHRARVLGIGHQRSRGVKAGLIVDMKEAELAIRQCVDAAERMAGIQVDRILVTAAGGRLDSQRFWATTPMNGREVEAADVRSALDAAAAQPTASGRFVVHSLPVAFSLDGAVSVREPRHMIGDELGAELHVVSADRTAGRNLVTAVERGHLSVEAIVAAPYAAGLGVLEPDEAELGAVLIEMGAGATSLAMFAGGALVHLDSISLGGGHVTMDIARVLNMRLSDAERLKSHHGAAIASPSDEREILSYDQAGESSETPSHAPKSHLVRVIRPRFEETLEMLRDRLARSGRGSTAGKRIVLSGGASQLAGAPEAVRRILGGQVRLAHPLALEGLPEAAAGPAFAVAAGLLVYPQVAAREHFHSPRVDVRSTGTDGYFTRVGRWLKDSF
- a CDS encoding cell division protein FtsQ/DivIB, yielding MDGGGRFLRSLRARFFAPLSLARPHDSRSFAFASALPLDAPFPDANFSRAPETPRAAPTWTERRTHLLARTGVGSFALIFAFGATLALGLVQSGDYREFVARNGAPYDTLARLLGFPIDSVTISGELRLHENEILAATGLDAHSSLLFLDAAETRRRLLQIPLVQSARVLKLYPNRLVIAIEERQPAALWQREGRVKVISTDGTTIADLNDPRFLGLPFVVGPGAEKRLPEYTALLRDLGELATRVRAGALVSGRRWSLIMTNGVEVKLPEVDPGAAVGVLVRLQRESRILDKDVRSIDLRLADRVAVRLTEQGAETRENAVAKRKAPKAGAHT
- a CDS encoding D-alanine--D-alanine ligase, with amino-acid sequence MTKHVVVLMGGLSAEREVSLRSGEACARALEGEGFRVTRLDVGLDAPQRLAELKPDAAFNALHGRFGEDGAMQGVLEFLRIPYTHSGVLASAAAMHKQIAKTILAAAGVPVPAGRVLTRLEAAREHALPRPYVLKPVAEGSSFGVFIIREDQEHPPQELSRADWSHGETMLAERFIPGRELTCAVMGDRATDVIEIVAAGGGWYDYEAKYAAGGSKHILPADLKPNVYQNVQELALEAHRALGCRGVSRADFRYDDRPNGSGELVVLEVNTQPGMTETSLVPEMAAYLGLSFGELVKWMVEDASCDR